Sequence from the Vanessa tameamea isolate UH-Manoa-2023 chromosome 4, ilVanTame1 primary haplotype, whole genome shotgun sequence genome:
ATATATAGATTTCTTAGAGACGACGAAGGGCTCGCCTCTCTCaaaggtatgtatgtataaatatgtatcgtATATATATGAGATGCAGCTGCTGCGAGAAGCACTCACGGCAATTGCTGCGCGTCGACGCCCTGGCTGAGCGCGGCGAGCGCGGCGGGCAGCGCCAGCGCGCGCGCCGGCTCGCGCAGGCGGCACACGTTGGCGGCGCCGCGCAGGCACGCCGCGCGCACGCGCACGTGCTCGTCCTTCCAGCCCGTGCTCAGCGACGACAGCACGCACTCGATCAGCACCGGGTTGTCGTTGCAGCTGTGCGACGGCCGGgttcgaataatattattttaaatcgcaTGAATGTAACGCTGGAAGAAGAATGTACGACGTCGAAGTGTCACCGACCGCACTATTTGAGATGTTACGACCCTAACGCCGGTGGTAACGCGGGCTGGATCGCTCTGCATACCGAAACAGTAATTCAACGTTTGATGTGCAGGAAATGATTAACCAATGATAATGAGTCGTCGGTACAAAACCCCTCCCGGCATACAAACACCTTAGCGTAATAACACTAACCGGTAGTTGAGTAAGTCCGCCAGTAAGGCGAGCGCGGCGCACCGCTGCGGCGGCAGAGTGCAGCGCGCGTAGTGCGCCACGCGCACCGACACGCGCTGCAGCTGCGCCGGCAGCGCCCGGCTCAGCGCTCCGCCCAGCAGCGGCGCCAGCTCCATTAGCGTGCTAGAGCTGTCTCCGTGCTCCACCGTCAGGCACAGCGAGCACGCTTCCTTCACCTGGAAAGTATAGAAATTACAATCGCAGCTAGAGTCACCATTATGAATATGTACTCTACACTCGATCCCTAacgtctaaattattttttaaacttagcaCAACTATACTTTTTATGAGTAATcgaatagttaattaaataaacaagctACCATTTTAAAGAAGTCTTTCTGTTTACCTTATTTCTACATTTTGACTccctataaataaattgaccaCTTATCGATTGGCACCGAAAAGACCGCAGAAATATCTTGTCAATtacgtcataaataaatacagttaaaataCCTTATAACAATCAGCGCGTTCCAAAAACGCGTTAAAGGTGTTGATGGTTATCTTAGCAGGAGACAACTTGATGGATTCCCTGTTGGGCACGAAGCCGAACCTCTCCTGTGCTCTGTTCTGTGGTAAGGAGTATGCGGGAGGCTCTGCCTCCATGTAGCATGCTAGTGTCGTGTACAAGACAGCGAAGAGGTCAGGGAATTTAGCGATACATATTGGTCTCATGGCCTCCTCTTGTAACATCTCACCAAGAGCGCTAATGagctacaaataattatataatcatataaatatgttaaattgttatatGGGTTTTTGTATCTAGGGACGCAACCTTAGAACTTGTGAATAAACTGATATCTTACAGTCAGAGGCTGTAACGCAGCAATGTGATTTTCAGTGATATGGTAAGGATCCTCGTAAAGTTCAATTGAGGTCATCAGACGTAGGAAGTTATCTACAATGACAGTAGATAGACTTTCGTCTCTAGCCAAGAACCGCCAGCAAGATACAACgcacctaaaataaaaataaaacatttatgataccaaataaaataaattataatatgaattctGAGAATAACATTTTCGTCTTACGATTTCAGTGGGAGCTTTTGTGCAAGCAGAACAGCGGTGACGGCATTAGAATGGTGACGTGTCAATGACGTCAGTGGCCTCATTAGTCTCATCCTAGCATCATCGACCACTTCGTCCATCGTCATGAGTAACACCTCGACTATCCGTTCTATGCTTTGGAATAAATCCTGACCCTTCTTTACGATAAATGCATCCAAAACCGAACTTATCCCAACGCTTCTAAATTCTTGATTATCGTATCCTTCTAGGAGACTTTCTATGAATTGCATAGTATGTAAATGTGGTATTTTGGACCATATAGTATCGCACAATTTCGTACAATAATCACTTATCATGTTTAAGTCATTAGTCAATATATTATTCTGTAGCTGGGACAGGTTCGACATGCATTCGTCATTGGGCTCAATCGTGTGACCTTCGTACAAATCTTGtatctgaattattatttttatacaatcgaCTGTCGTTAACCTAACTGGAAAGTTCGTGTCAGCGACGCCGGGTACAATTAGACCCAGCAAATAGCCCATCTGGCCAAATTTGCTCGGCGTTTCATAATTGagttttacgttttttatatatGCATCTAACACTACTTGCATGATTAATACAGCAGCTGTACGAATCTCGTCGTTGTCGTGACGCATCCATTCAATTAATAAGCTAACGATATCATCGATCGTGCTTAAGCAGGTTGATTGGATAATCAACTCTCTAATTAAGTCGTGCAAAAGAGACAATGAGTCGTTTAAGGTTTTCGCTAATAAGTCATTTTTATCGCCATTCCCTTCTATCTCGTACTTTCTTTTAAAAGACGAGAGTTCCCCAAAGATGCTGTTAAATAAAACTCTCAGGATAGTATTCCTTTCTTCGGGCAAGATACCTTTTTGTAACTTTGTCAGGGCTTTCGACGCTTTTACAATGATTGGATATAGTTCTACGTTTCGTTTATCCAGATTCGCGTTATATATTTGTTCTAACACAGCGTTCAATAATTGCCAGCGATTTCTCAAAGCGACATTATGATGAGCAGCTGGATGTAGAGCTTTACTTATCTCGTATAAAGTTGTAACACTAGCTTTGCATAGGTCGTAAGGTGGATTAGATTTcagaatttcaaataatattgatgTGACATTTTCCCCTAACCTAGCTAACACATGTACGTCGAGACAATCACAGGCGACTTTTCCATAGCATGTTATAACTGCGTATTTGACTACTGATAATTCAACTTCAGTTTTTGATGATCTGGACGATAAGAAATTGAGCAATTTATTGCCTCGTCTAGCTTCATTTTCTTTATACGTCGCATCCAATTCATTGAGAACGAATTCACCGTGTTCTCGCGACGCAATGCCCACTGCTTTGCTGACGTAATCAACGCTTTCCATAGGAATAGATTTTAGAGcgaatagtattattttaagcacTGTCTCCACTACGGCGGCATTTGACATGTGACATGAGAGTATGGCTAAATATTGAAGAGATACTCCTTTAATCATCGGCGACTGTTTCTTAGAAAGTATTTGCTGAGATATCAAAGTTGATATTGTTTCCACCCACTTGTTGCTATTAACCTGTTCCACCGCCGAAATCATGAGATCCAACAACATTCCATGCCATTGCTCTTTCGATTCGTTTTTTTCGACAAATTTCAATAACCTCTGGATTTCTATACTccaagaatttttcaaattctTATGCACGTCTCCGGAAAATTCTTCGAGAAATAGAAGCAAATTCTTATTCAAATCTCTTTGGTCTGGATCAACTACGCGTGTGATGCATCGTACAAAAACGAGATCCGGAGAGCATATCATATCAGTAAGCTTATTAGACTGGTCGTCGGTCGTGACGTCTGAATTATTTTGCAGCAAAGAGGTCAGACAATGACTCACCGTCGACATAGATGAAGTAAATTCATCGACGGTAAGGGAGTACAATAACAAATTACGTAATTGCGACCTCACACTCGTTACCGTATTACACATAAGTATAAGCGAACTTTTACAGGTATCATGCAAATCTAGTACGTCTGATTTCGAAACAGTCGGCGGAGCTTCGTAACcgcaatgttttattataaactcaaCCATAGAAAAATCCTCAGCAGCCATTATACAATTTCTGTATACAAGTCCAACGATCGCTTTGACGAgcaattttttcattttgactCCTTGTTCCATTACAACCATTACTTTCAAAATAGTTGTGAACTTCGATGCAAAATTATCGATGAAAACTTGAGACGATGTTGTCAGATGAGTTAAAATTATGACAGCTTTCATTCTTTCTTTTTCTTGGTTATTTTTACAATGGTGCAGCAGTGTTTCGACTGTTTGGTCGGGAAACTGTCCTGCCATATGGTCAAAACAACGCAGTACTTCGAAGTGATTTTTGACAGTATGTGGTTGGTCGTAATCTGGCTCTAAAAGAACCAAGTTAAATAGAACATTGTTGATTGAATTTATCACGTTATCGTTCAAGGATAGTTTTGGGTTTAAGGGCGATGGAGACAATAAATATGATATGCACTGACTGATGCAGTAGAAATTTATCGCCGGTTTGCGGTATAAAGATAGAAGGGAAAGTACAAATTTATTGACAGTTTCATTAAATTGTCTCTCAGAAATGAGTCTAGTGATGGGCCCAAGAGCTTCGAGTACTGATTCTGATACTTTCGGCTCGTGAGACGGTAGCCACTGGTTGTACAGCACGTCAAATACGATCGTGAATTCCGTGACAAAATTATCCTTTATCGACGTTATATTGTCGTTTTCGACATTATCACCTATCTGTTCAGACACGGCGACGGCAAAATGGCCAAATGCTGAAACAAGACAATTacagtttattttcatattataatttagcttGGAAAGTTTAGAGTTGTAGAGAATACAACATCTGTCACCAACCATAAGCGAACGCTTGTTTTACGCCATCCTGTTTGACCAAAGGAAGTAACGGTAGCATTTTGCCAAGGATCTCCTTGACGTGCGGCACCACTCCATGCGTGTTGACCGCAGCCAGGGTGCCCAGCGTGTGGGCGATTGTATAATGAGGAACTGATGCTGGGGTCATTTGATTAAT
This genomic interval carries:
- the LOC113395404 gene encoding maestro heat-like repeat-containing protein family member 1, translated to MTSPKTDTFKDTVTVLINALGDNDNSVNNVVIKSLAKIANVYPNEVIEIFCEFYQNTVKSNLIQLGNIVKVLEQTCVNQVKKLDQKVAGELVNSMLRAMTENTTYEPVVQLGASSVLVAIGHEYLDLVLRSLINQMTPASVPHYTIAHTLGTLAAVNTHGVVPHVKEILGKMLPLLPLVKQDGVKQAFAYAFGHFAVAVSEQIGDNVENDNITSIKDNFVTEFTIVFDVLYNQWLPSHEPKVSESVLEALGPITRLISERQFNETVNKFVLSLLSLYRKPAINFYCISQCISYLLSPSPLNPKLSLNDNVINSINNVLFNLVLLEPDYDQPHTVKNHFEVLRCFDHMAGQFPDQTVETLLHHCKNNQEKERMKAVIILTHLTTSSQVFIDNFASKFTTILKVMVVMEQGVKMKKLLVKAIVGLVYRNCIMAAEDFSMVEFIIKHCGYEAPPTVSKSDVLDLHDTCKSSLILMCNTVTSVRSQLRNLLLYSLTVDEFTSSMSTVSHCLTSLLQNNSDVTTDDQSNKLTDMICSPDLVFVRCITRVVDPDQRDLNKNLLLFLEEFSGDVHKNLKNSWSIEIQRLLKFVEKNESKEQWHGMLLDLMISAVEQVNSNKWVETISTLISQQILSKKQSPMIKGVSLQYLAILSCHMSNAAVVETVLKIILFALKSIPMESVDYVSKAVGIASREHGEFVLNELDATYKENEARRGNKLLNFLSSRSSKTEVELSVVKYAVITCYGKVACDCLDVHVLARLGENVTSILFEILKSNPPYDLCKASVTTLYEISKALHPAAHHNVALRNRWQLLNAVLEQIYNANLDKRNVELYPIIVKASKALTKLQKGILPEERNTILRVLFNSIFGELSSFKRKYEIEGNGDKNDLLAKTLNDSLSLLHDLIRELIIQSTCLSTIDDIVSLLIEWMRHDNDEIRTAAVLIMQVVLDAYIKNVKLNYETPSKFGQMGYLLGLIVPGVADTNFPVRLTTVDCIKIIIQIQDLYEGHTIEPNDECMSNLSQLQNNILTNDLNMISDYCTKLCDTIWSKIPHLHTMQFIESLLEGYDNQEFRSVGISSVLDAFIVKKGQDLFQSIERIVEVLLMTMDEVVDDARMRLMRPLTSLTRHHSNAVTAVLLAQKLPLKSCVVSCWRFLARDESLSTVIVDNFLRLMTSIELYEDPYHITENHIAALQPLTLISALGEMLQEEAMRPICIAKFPDLFAVLYTTLACYMEAEPPAYSLPQNRAQERFGFVPNRESIKLSPAKITINTFNAFLERADCYKVKEACSLCLTVEHGDSSSTLMELAPLLGGALSRALPAQLQRVSVRVAHYARCTLPPQRCAALALLADLLNYRCNDNPVLIECVLSSLSTGWKDEHVRVRAACLRGAANVCRLREPARALALPAALAALSQGVDAQQLPSPFENVPLAAIQGLSRLITETDKLDQEFDRELLSISQKIRPFMNTDCALLREHSIRLFGIIAGRVQSEALVEQAVASLPCFLLHLCDNNPSVVRASKFTLRQVFKTFNVKKSNDFVQTHLLDEGRLYLDEFLTALVRQLADEMPSSVVKCLQTAVNYLHCARDEIKPHPPLLLGILYAELYRIRDKYPEETRLDGAVSRGARARLLVLARDADARVRAAAALALANVCLAGATTAD